AATCCTTTTACCTGCGAAACGATGTTTGCTTAATAGCAAAAGAATTGCTTGGTAAAGTTTTGGTCTCAGAGATCGACGGCGTATTAACTTCTGGTATTATCACAGAAACAGAAGCTTATGCAGGAATAAAAGACAAAGCTTCCCATGCATATGGAGGAAAATTAACTCCTAGAAATAAGGTTATGTATAAGGAAGGTGGGTATGCTTATGTT
This portion of the Bacteroidales bacterium genome encodes:
- a CDS encoding DNA-3-methyladenine glycosylase, producing the protein MHKKNVGIILPQSFYLRNDVCLIAKELLGKVLVSEIDGVLTSGIITETEAYAGIKDKASHAYGGKLTPRNKVMYKEGGYAYV